The following are encoded together in the Cyanobacterium aponinum PCC 10605 genome:
- the rnpA gene encoding ribonuclease P protein component produces MGLPSKHRLKRRLNFQSVYQQGIRRSSRYFIVRGLRVDESVSVYTQIGISVSRKVSKKAVVRNQIKRHIRVAFRSLLPKISSPWFIVIVVKPEVKECNYEHFLRELEKLLIKANIINGY; encoded by the coding sequence GTGGGACTACCATCAAAGCATCGACTGAAACGGCGTTTAAATTTCCAATCTGTTTATCAACAGGGTATTCGCCGCTCTAGTCGTTATTTTATTGTCCGAGGGTTACGGGTGGATGAGTCTGTTTCTGTTTATACCCAAATCGGAATTAGTGTTAGCCGTAAAGTGAGTAAGAAGGCGGTGGTTCGTAATCAAATCAAAAGGCATATTCGAGTTGCTTTTCGCTCTTTGTTGCCAAAGATTTCATCCCCTTGGTTTATTGTGATTGTGGTAAAACCTGAAGTTAAAGAATGCAATTATGAACATTTTTTGAGAGAATTAGAGAAGTTGTTAATTAAGGCGAATATAATCAATGGGTATTAG
- a CDS encoding multicopper oxidase family protein, translating into MKINRRQLLNLTLFATTAIIIKNLQQNSNQDTLWANELKPQIYKSKNGLLEVELIAQETPVNIDGKTAYLLTYNGQIPAPRLEAKAGDKVKIKFTNKLAQPTNIHYHGLHISPTGNADNAFLEIQPNQIFNYEFTIPDNHPSMTAWYHPHLHGYTAQQLSGGLAGLFIIRGELDDIPEINSAKEEFIVLQDFPLDNNGRLTDSRMMSLMMGREGDVITVNGEIKPQISLNKGEWLRLRILNASTSRFYNLSLDDNPFYLIATDGGAIASPQEMTRLLLTPGQRAEIMIKGENKQSSLKLINLPYNRGGMGMMGNGMMGGGMMGRRNNNSPQILATINLNQSNQNNQSVSLPNQLNTITALPSSSQVRSFTLNHGMANGMAFLINGKSYNHQRIDTEVKLNTVEEWELINTGMMDHPFHIHVNSFQVISRNDIPENLLAWRDTVLVKRGERVKIRIRFEDFTGKTVYHCHILDHEDLGMMGNLQINSE; encoded by the coding sequence ATGAAAATTAATCGTCGTCAATTACTAAACTTAACCCTATTTGCTACCACAGCAATAATAATTAAAAACCTTCAGCAAAATTCTAATCAAGATACATTATGGGCTAATGAATTAAAACCACAAATATATAAAAGTAAAAATGGTTTATTAGAAGTAGAATTAATCGCCCAAGAAACTCCTGTAAATATAGATGGAAAAACTGCTTATTTACTTACTTATAATGGGCAAATTCCAGCTCCTCGTTTAGAAGCAAAAGCAGGAGATAAAGTTAAAATTAAATTTACGAATAAACTAGCTCAACCCACAAATATACACTATCACGGCTTACATATTTCCCCTACAGGTAACGCAGATAATGCCTTTTTAGAAATTCAACCAAATCAAATCTTTAATTATGAATTTACCATTCCCGACAATCACCCCAGTATGACGGCTTGGTATCATCCTCATTTACACGGATACACAGCACAACAGTTATCAGGAGGATTAGCTGGATTATTTATTATCAGAGGAGAATTAGACGATATTCCCGAAATAAATTCAGCAAAAGAAGAATTTATCGTTTTACAAGATTTCCCCTTAGACAACAACGGCAGGTTAACTGATTCTCGAATGATGTCACTAATGATGGGTAGAGAAGGGGATGTCATTACAGTCAATGGAGAAATTAAGCCTCAAATTAGCCTTAATAAAGGAGAATGGTTAAGATTAAGGATTTTAAACGCTTCTACCTCTCGTTTTTATAACTTATCTCTCGATGATAACCCCTTTTATTTAATTGCTACCGATGGAGGTGCGATCGCATCTCCCCAAGAAATGACAAGATTACTATTAACTCCGGGGCAAAGGGCAGAAATTATGATCAAAGGAGAGAATAAGCAATCATCTCTTAAACTGATTAACTTACCCTATAATCGTGGGGGAATGGGTATGATGGGTAACGGTATGATGGGGGGTGGCATGATGGGAAGAAGAAATAACAACTCCCCGCAAATTTTGGCGACTATTAACCTTAATCAGTCTAATCAAAATAATCAATCTGTCTCATTGCCAAATCAGTTAAATACTATTACGGCTTTGCCCTCATCTAGTCAGGTAAGAAGTTTTACCCTTAATCATGGCATGGCTAACGGTATGGCATTCTTAATTAATGGCAAATCCTATAACCATCAACGTATTGATACGGAAGTAAAATTAAATACCGTAGAAGAATGGGAATTGATCAACACTGGTATGATGGATCACCCTTTTCATATTCACGTTAACTCATTTCAAGTGATTAGCCGTAATGATATTCCCGAAAATTTATTAGCTTGGCGCGATACGGTGTTAGTCAAACGAGGAGAAAGGGTAAAGATTCGCATTCGGTTTGAGGATTTTACTGGTAAAACTGTTTATCATTGCCATATTTTAGATCATGAAGACTTAGGCATGATGGGTAATTTGCAAATTAATAGTGAATAG
- a CDS encoding translocation/assembly module TamB domain-containing protein — translation MIDSSDYSLSDSKKNKVTAEATQNQKNLWRWFTYLTLLSVGGGLSYGWYFTTEKLNPLLEKSISNYLSRPVELGKINTISFNHLTIGKTIIPSTATENDSAIVEEIIVHFNPLKLLSKRIDLDITLNQGEIYLQQDKNNSWLRLNISNQKSSLPWGLSINVNDIQLNSGNLFVKNNLNPEKYSQLNINLANFIFEENKNLFNVEGNVVAGGNVNLTGWRIPSDNQWVLNINAENILTDTFNQLNLVRLPLQINSGKLQSNLTLEFQNETLDSIEGKINVNQVDVSFSQLPYPLVNSNGDINLSTDGEIKLDNITTNLGLIPTQVTGIIDKNRNLNINANITNSLTVDDVASSLKLTPFNLETEGKIKGNVSLTGNVYNPIVKVKIANADEEIKVAKIPLDKITANLAIVDSQLNIEDVTILPKIGGEIKGSGFINLQKANSKFSIDWQGKEIDGEKLLNLYQKTLPISLGKISGNYNFSGDWREFSNFQLIGASNITLPQGEARVKNLQLNSDSWLANIEISQGSLRDLSFINCEKLKCQDSILQGNFNLSGNTQNLNQENLKLEGDFSFNLGENQIVLENTYLKNNNWQTTLEVNNFPLTQLLSLSNNPENQFLNVPGIDKGNITAGLIVKGDLDNQENINIEGQGDIFLPQGKIKVNQIKVAENNFVANTFTEGFSLSQLNNSWDGQVKGDLTVKGNVNSITPDKISVDGNLSFAQGISLISQPVTVSFGWNGEYLQVNQAVSDNFQARGIINLDTKTQTIKDFDLDVTTQQMSLSKLSLPASLSLLNYQGNVDFQGKLIGNLSQPQLKGDVTLNKFEVASLNFSPLRGELSFSPQQGLDLTLNDSNSEDKLAVTLDSQLKPQEIYLQKDTTQLRGLRESENFVIDMSEIPLGKVTKSWKNYLPTEIKEVGGILSGEVSFNLNNYSVSASKITITKPRLNHFHGDILTSEVIIKNDVIEFLNGNLHHQENEYKFTGKLVSLTNSPQLRLGIEIEDGDIQNLLTSWEFFEFADISKGFQPREYASAKDLYSANSNSNNRYSAENDTISVVSDKSASPSSESNLSANPPLFAINSEEDSLLETIDTLKKVENNLKLKREKILDKNLPSLEELTGKFNGVINLGFLSQDGVKADFDFRGDSWQWGDYEGNFLQVTGSYHNNLLTFLPVIIKSDETILSLTGTFQPERISGEVTLSNFPLSQIADIANLPDTLNIQGNVNSAIAISGSEKNPLAKGNIEAIDVQINNKNIDQTNASFGLRNSRIDFLASSNLTNNNESLKLIGSLPFQIFPNSSKPNNNDFKLDINLNKDGFTLLDIVTNNQLKWLEGDGNIDLNIRGKYNQEKNSIKEVNTEGIITLNNGVVQGKAIDNQTISNINGQVLFDFSQLNIPNLVGEFSGGSISLNGSLPLIDPQLNNQLLSLNVSDLSLNIDELYRGNASAELNISGSFIRPNLGGEINLYDGQIELSKNQSENIITEQGLINNINISDLYINLQDNIIIEQPPILNLRAKGQLNLKGKLNNLSPQGIIKLTDGNINLFTSQLSLANNYNNTAKFTPENGFNPYLDLQLESSVTETSRYQFADTSNSNEIRDLTNFSIDTVQTIKIKAGIKGWSDNLENNIVLSSSPQRNEAEIIALLGGGFFNNLTEANGNLDLVNLASAAFLGGVQGEIQKAFGFDELRLFPTQILNPENRISTLGLGAELALDLTDDLSISIMKILTNEQSPRYSIRYRLNEQTIFRGSSDFEQDTRGVLEFEHRF, via the coding sequence ATGATTGACTCCTCCGACTATTCCCTATCAGACTCTAAGAAAAATAAAGTAACCGCAGAAGCCACTCAGAATCAAAAAAACCTTTGGCGCTGGTTTACCTACCTAACTTTATTATCTGTAGGAGGAGGATTAAGCTACGGATGGTATTTCACCACAGAAAAACTAAATCCCTTACTAGAAAAATCTATTAGTAATTACCTTTCTCGTCCCGTTGAACTAGGTAAAATAAATACGATTTCCTTTAATCATTTAACCATCGGGAAAACAATTATCCCCTCTACTGCCACGGAAAATGATTCTGCCATCGTAGAAGAAATTATAGTCCATTTCAACCCCCTAAAACTACTATCAAAAAGAATAGACTTAGACATCACTCTTAATCAAGGAGAAATTTACCTACAACAAGATAAAAATAATAGTTGGTTAAGACTAAATATTAGTAACCAAAAAAGTAGCTTACCTTGGGGATTAAGTATCAATGTTAATGATATACAACTAAATAGTGGTAACTTATTCGTCAAAAATAATCTCAACCCAGAAAAATACTCTCAATTAAATATCAACCTAGCCAATTTCATCTTTGAAGAAAATAAAAATTTATTCAATGTAGAAGGAAATGTTGTTGCAGGGGGAAATGTCAACCTAACTGGATGGAGAATTCCCTCAGATAACCAATGGGTGTTAAATATTAACGCCGAAAATATCTTGACAGATACCTTCAATCAACTCAATTTAGTTAGATTACCCTTACAAATAAACTCAGGTAAACTACAGAGCAATCTTACCCTTGAATTTCAAAATGAAACCCTTGATAGTATTGAAGGTAAAATTAACGTTAACCAAGTAGATGTTTCTTTTTCACAATTACCTTATCCCTTAGTTAACAGCAATGGAGATATAAACCTATCAACAGATGGAGAAATTAAACTAGATAACATTACAACTAATTTAGGCTTAATTCCCACTCAAGTTACAGGCATTATCGATAAAAATAGAAACTTAAATATTAATGCCAATATTACTAATTCTTTAACTGTTGACGATGTGGCTTCCTCTTTGAAGTTAACCCCATTTAATTTAGAAACAGAGGGAAAAATTAAAGGAAATGTTAGCTTAACAGGTAATGTCTATAATCCGATAGTTAAAGTAAAAATTGCCAATGCAGATGAAGAAATTAAAGTTGCCAAAATTCCTCTTGATAAAATAACCGCTAATTTAGCTATTGTTGACTCTCAGTTAAATATAGAAGATGTCACCATATTGCCGAAAATAGGAGGTGAAATAAAAGGTAGCGGTTTTATCAACTTACAAAAAGCTAACAGCAAATTTAGTATTGATTGGCAAGGAAAAGAAATTGATGGTGAAAAACTTCTCAATCTTTATCAAAAAACATTACCAATTTCTCTGGGGAAAATTTCAGGTAATTATAATTTTTCTGGAGATTGGCGAGAATTTTCTAATTTTCAATTAATAGGTGCTTCTAATATAACGTTGCCTCAAGGAGAAGCAAGGGTTAAAAACCTACAACTCAACTCTGATTCATGGTTAGCCAATATAGAAATTTCCCAAGGAAGTTTACGGGATTTATCCTTCATTAACTGTGAAAAATTAAAATGTCAAGATTCTATACTTCAGGGGAATTTTAATTTAAGTGGTAATACTCAAAACCTAAACCAAGAAAACTTAAAGCTAGAAGGGGATTTTTCTTTTAACCTAGGAGAAAATCAGATTGTATTAGAAAATACCTATCTCAAGAATAATAACTGGCAAACCACCTTGGAGGTTAATAATTTTCCCCTTACTCAACTTTTATCTTTATCGAATAATCCAGAAAATCAATTTCTCAATGTGCCTGGAATTGATAAAGGTAATATAACAGCAGGTTTAATTGTTAAGGGAGATTTAGATAATCAAGAAAATATAAATATTGAAGGGCAAGGGGATATATTTTTACCTCAAGGAAAAATTAAAGTTAATCAAATCAAAGTTGCAGAAAATAATTTTGTTGCCAACACCTTTACAGAGGGTTTTTCCCTTTCCCAACTTAATAATAGTTGGGATGGGCAAGTCAAAGGAGATTTAACGGTAAAAGGGAATGTGAATTCTATTACCCCAGATAAAATAAGTGTTGATGGTAATTTATCTTTTGCTCAGGGAATTAGCTTAATTTCTCAACCAGTGACAGTATCTTTTGGCTGGAATGGAGAATATTTACAAGTTAATCAGGCAGTTAGTGACAATTTTCAAGCAAGGGGAATAATTAATTTAGATACCAAAACTCAAACCATAAAAGATTTTGATTTGGATGTGACTACTCAACAAATGAGTTTGTCAAAACTATCTTTACCTGCTTCTTTGAGTTTACTTAATTATCAGGGTAATGTTGATTTTCAAGGTAAATTAATTGGGAATCTTTCCCAACCTCAGTTAAAAGGAGATGTTACCCTTAACAAATTTGAGGTAGCCAGTTTAAACTTTTCTCCTCTCCGAGGTGAATTATCTTTTTCTCCACAGCAGGGATTGGATTTAACTTTAAATGATAGTAACAGTGAAGATAAATTAGCCGTAACCCTAGACAGTCAATTAAAACCCCAAGAAATCTATCTGCAAAAAGACACCACACAATTAAGAGGTTTAAGGGAGTCAGAAAATTTCGTTATTGATATGAGTGAGATACCTTTAGGTAAGGTGACAAAATCTTGGAAAAATTATCTACCGACAGAAATCAAAGAAGTAGGGGGTATTCTTTCTGGGGAGGTAAGTTTCAATCTAAATAACTATAGTGTTAGTGCATCAAAAATAACCATTACAAAACCCCGTTTAAATCATTTTCACGGGGATATTCTCACCAGTGAAGTCATTATTAAAAATGATGTGATTGAATTTCTCAATGGTAATTTACACCATCAGGAAAACGAGTATAAGTTTACGGGAAAATTAGTTTCTTTGACTAATAGTCCACAATTAAGATTAGGTATAGAAATTGAAGATGGAGATATTCAAAATCTTCTTACCAGTTGGGAATTTTTTGAGTTTGCTGATATATCAAAAGGCTTTCAGCCAAGGGAATACGCCTCTGCAAAAGATTTATATTCTGCGAATAGTAATAGTAATAACCGATATTCGGCTGAAAATGATACTATTTCGGTTGTTTCTGATAAATCTGCTTCTCCATCTTCAGAGAGTAATTTATCTGCTAATCCCCCGCTTTTTGCCATTAATTCAGAGGAAGATTCTCTTTTAGAGACAATAGACACTTTGAAAAAAGTTGAGAATAATTTGAAGTTAAAAAGGGAGAAAATTTTAGATAAAAACTTACCTTCTTTAGAGGAATTAACAGGTAAATTTAATGGTGTTATAAACTTAGGTTTTTTATCTCAGGATGGTGTTAAAGCTGATTTTGATTTTCGTGGGGATAGTTGGCAATGGGGGGATTACGAAGGCAATTTTTTACAGGTTACGGGTAGTTATCATAATAATTTACTTACATTTCTCCCCGTGATCATTAAAAGCGATGAAACAATTTTATCTTTAACTGGGACTTTTCAACCTGAAAGAATATCTGGAGAGGTGACTTTATCTAATTTTCCTCTTTCTCAAATAGCTGATATAGCTAATTTACCTGATACTTTAAATATACAAGGAAATGTCAATAGTGCGATCGCAATTAGTGGTAGTGAAAAAAATCCTCTGGCAAAAGGAAATATTGAGGCTATTGATGTACAAATAAATAATAAAAATATTGATCAAACTAACGCTAGTTTCGGCTTAAGAAATTCTCGCATTGATTTTTTAGCTAGTAGTAATTTAACTAATAATAATGAATCATTAAAACTAATAGGAAGCCTTCCTTTTCAAATTTTTCCTAATTCCTCAAAACCTAATAATAATGATTTTAAACTTGATATAAACTTAAATAAAGATGGTTTTACTTTGCTCGATATAGTCACTAATAATCAGTTAAAATGGTTAGAAGGAGACGGCAATATTGATTTGAATATAAGAGGAAAATATAATCAAGAAAAAAACTCTATTAAAGAAGTTAATACAGAAGGCATCATAACATTAAACAATGGGGTTGTCCAAGGAAAAGCTATTGATAATCAAACGATTTCAAATATTAATGGTCAAGTTTTATTTGATTTTAGCCAATTAAACATTCCTAATTTAGTGGGAGAATTTAGTGGAGGAAGCATCAGCTTGAATGGTAGTTTACCTCTGATTGACCCTCAATTGAATAATCAATTGTTGAGTTTAAATGTTAGTGATTTAAGTTTAAATATTGATGAGTTATACAGAGGAAATGCTTCTGCTGAGTTAAATATATCTGGAAGTTTTATTCGCCCTAATTTGGGAGGAGAAATTAATTTATATGATGGACAGATTGAGTTAAGCAAAAATCAATCAGAGAACATAATCACTGAGCAAGGTTTAATTAATAACATTAATATCAGCGATTTATATATTAATTTACAAGATAATATTATTATTGAACAACCTCCCATTTTAAATTTAAGAGCTAAAGGACAACTAAACTTAAAAGGCAAATTAAATAATTTATCCCCCCAAGGAATAATAAAATTAACTGACGGTAATATAAACTTATTTACAAGTCAATTAAGTCTTGCCAATAACTATAATAATACAGCGAAATTTACTCCTGAAAATGGTTTTAATCCTTATCTTGATTTACAGTTGGAAAGTTCAGTAACCGAGACAAGTCGCTATCAATTTGCAGATACATCTAATAGTAATGAGATTAGGGATTTAACTAATTTTTCTATCGATACAGTTCAAACAATTAAAATTAAAGCAGGAATAAAAGGATGGAGTGATAATTTAGAAAATAATATAGTATTAAGTAGTAGTCCTCAAAGAAATGAAGCAGAAATTATCGCCCTTTTAGGAGGAGGTTTTTTCAATAATTTAACCGAAGCAAATGGTAATCTTGATTTAGTTAATTTAGCTAGTGCGGCATTTTTAGGTGGTGTACAAGGAGAAATTCAAAAAGCATTTGGTTTTGATGAATTAAGATTATTTCCTACTCAAATATTAAACCCGGAAAACCGCATTTCTACTCTTGGCTTAGGGGCGGAATTAGCTTTAGATTTGACTGATGATTTGTCTATTTCTATTATGAAAATATTAACTAATGAACAATCTCCTAGATATAGTATTCGTTATCGTCTTAACGAACAAACTATTTTTAGAGGTTCAAGTGATTTTGAACAAGATACAAGAGGAGTTTTAGAGTTTGAACATCGTTTTTAA
- the rpmH gene encoding 50S ribosomal protein L34, producing the protein MSKYTLNGTRRKQKRTSGFRARMRTKNGRKVIQARRNKGRKRLAV; encoded by the coding sequence ATGAGTAAATATACACTAAATGGTACTAGACGTAAGCAGAAAAGAACCTCTGGTTTCCGCGCCCGTATGAGAACCAAAAATGGTAGAAAAGTAATTCAAGCTCGTCGTAATAAGGGTAGAAAAAGATTAGCAGTATAA
- a CDS encoding transcriptional regulator, producing the protein MKDSNNLEQIRNKANKNRWIAGVLTFFVAPVGYFYTLRYKAALISFIVYIILVGASEENETMETLLGFFAISVTVENVISINKAKNKFKELEGNTNQLTNYPSSFSGNSPDIIILKAINNRGEMTVSEIVIATELSPQIVKKTLLDLENEHLIYGYNRESDGAVVYKNI; encoded by the coding sequence ATGAAAGATAGTAACAACTTAGAACAAATAAGAAATAAAGCTAATAAAAATCGTTGGATAGCTGGAGTTTTAACGTTTTTTGTTGCTCCGGTAGGTTATTTTTATACCCTTCGTTATAAAGCTGCTTTAATTTCATTTATTGTTTATATAATTTTGGTAGGGGCATCGGAAGAAAATGAAACAATGGAAACATTATTAGGATTTTTTGCTATCAGTGTGACAGTAGAAAATGTTATTTCAATAAACAAGGCAAAAAACAAATTTAAAGAATTAGAAGGAAATACAAATCAGCTCACTAATTACCCTTCTTCTTTTTCTGGAAATAGCCCAGATATAATTATTTTAAAAGCTATAAATAACAGAGGAGAAATGACTGTTTCAGAAATTGTTATCGCCACGGAATTGAGTCCTCAAATTGTCAAAAAAACTCTTTTAGATTTAGAAAATGAGCATTTAATTTACGGTTATAATAGAGAGAGTGATGGTGCTGTTGTTTATAAAAATATCTAA
- a CDS encoding Jag family protein, which translates to MDEQIQRGKKWLETLLTLMGVPASVTIGRVEQEERAISCWLTIDETKLTPTVIENLIGKKGETIDALQYLANVLLNIGVLDGEERFFTVELNGYRIRRQAELMAIAQKAADRVRITGMPEEIRYLSSVERRQVHSFLEKSGDLATESEGNEPDRRLIVKLRR; encoded by the coding sequence ATGGATGAACAAATCCAAAGGGGTAAAAAATGGTTAGAAACATTACTAACTTTAATGGGTGTTCCTGCCAGTGTTACCATTGGTAGAGTTGAACAAGAAGAAAGAGCAATTTCCTGTTGGCTAACCATTGATGAAACTAAATTAACTCCCACCGTCATTGAAAATTTGATTGGAAAAAAAGGTGAAACCATTGATGCTTTACAGTATTTAGCTAATGTCTTGTTAAATATAGGAGTATTAGATGGGGAAGAACGTTTTTTCACAGTGGAGTTAAATGGTTATCGTATTCGCCGTCAAGCTGAACTAATGGCGATCGCACAAAAGGCCGCCGATAGAGTTCGTATTACGGGAATGCCAGAGGAAATACGCTATTTATCATCGGTAGAAAGAAGACAAGTCCATAGCTTTTTGGAAAAATCAGGAGATTTAGCCACAGAAAGCGAAGGAAATGAACCCGATCGCCGTTTGATCGTAAAATTAAGACGATAG
- a CDS encoding Txe/YoeB family addiction module toxin: MSNKASNKAVIFDSQFRDDLRWWFRKDKKVSERILNLIEATILNPTEGIGKPEHLKYLPGSTWSRRITQEHRLVYQISSDKIIFLQCRYHYS, from the coding sequence TTGAGCAATAAGGCCAGCAATAAGGCCGTTATTTTTGATAGTCAATTTAGGGATGACTTACGCTGGTGGTTTCGCAAAGATAAAAAAGTGAGTGAGAGAATTTTAAATTTAATCGAAGCTACTATATTAAATCCTACTGAAGGTATTGGTAAACCAGAACATCTTAAATATTTACCCGGTTCAACATGGTCAAGAAGAATAACTCAGGAACACAGATTAGTCTATCAAATAAGTTCTGATAAAATTATTTTTTTACAATGCCGATACCATTATTCATAA
- the yidC gene encoding membrane protein insertase YidC, with protein MDFGIGFISTNIMLPILDFFYGIVPSYGFGIIALTLVVRFAVYPLSAGQIRNMRKMRITQPLMKERQAEIQKKYKDNPQKQQEEMGKLMQELGNPLAGCLPLLLQMPILFALFATLRGSPFADINYTVDVQIFPQEQIERIQPQPFATKAQNVFINDGVHNRISAILPAGNKLVVGEKEQIELQTTEGKSLQSIVSEYPDSHLQPRWEVTKGQERVMVTEDGEIQALSTGDATIQITIPGIAADKGFLFIKALGRVGVVGDDGTINWDILGMVIFFGFSIYLNQELSGGGQNTGGNEQQQTVNKITPVIFSGMFLFFPLPAGVLMYIVIANVFQTIQTLILMREPLPENLQKIVAEREKANKTRDNLPFEKKNLKKKEKTS; from the coding sequence ATGGATTTTGGTATAGGTTTTATATCCACAAACATCATGTTGCCAATCCTTGACTTCTTCTATGGGATTGTGCCTAGTTATGGATTCGGAATTATTGCCCTAACATTAGTCGTTAGGTTTGCGGTTTATCCTCTGAGTGCAGGACAAATTCGCAATATGAGAAAAATGCGTATCACTCAGCCTTTGATGAAAGAAAGACAGGCAGAGATTCAGAAAAAATATAAAGATAATCCCCAAAAACAACAAGAAGAAATGGGGAAATTAATGCAGGAATTAGGCAATCCTCTAGCGGGGTGTTTACCCTTGCTGTTACAAATGCCCATCCTATTCGCTTTGTTTGCTACCCTCAGAGGTTCACCATTTGCGGATATTAACTATACCGTTGATGTGCAAATCTTTCCCCAAGAACAAATCGAGCGTATTCAACCTCAACCCTTTGCCACAAAAGCTCAAAACGTGTTCATCAATGACGGGGTACATAATCGTATTTCTGCCATTCTACCGGCTGGAAACAAGTTAGTGGTAGGGGAAAAAGAACAAATTGAATTGCAAACCACAGAAGGCAAATCATTACAATCTATCGTTAGCGAATATCCAGACAGTCATTTACAACCCCGTTGGGAAGTTACCAAAGGGCAAGAAAGAGTCATGGTGACTGAAGATGGTGAGATTCAAGCCCTTTCCACTGGAGATGCAACCATTCAAATAACTATCCCCGGTATTGCCGCCGATAAAGGGTTTTTGTTTATTAAAGCCCTCGGACGTGTAGGAGTTGTCGGCGATGATGGTACGATTAACTGGGATATTCTCGGAATGGTTATCTTTTTCGGTTTCAGTATTTATCTTAACCAAGAATTATCTGGTGGCGGACAAAATACTGGCGGAAATGAACAGCAACAAACGGTGAATAAAATTACACCGGTTATTTTCTCTGGGATGTTTTTATTTTTCCCCCTTCCTGCAGGGGTTTTAATGTATATCGTTATTGCTAACGTTTTCCAAACGATTCAAACTTTAATTCTCATGAGAGAACCTTTGCCAGAGAACTTGCAAAAAATTGTGGCAGAAAGAGAAAAAGCCAATAAAACCAGAGATAATCTTCCTTTTGAGAAAAAAAATCTGAAAAAGAAAGAAAAAACTTCTTAG
- a CDS encoding PH domain-containing protein — protein sequence MGIREDVFYEGGPHVGDLIINILLAFTVICLPLTVGAIVRSIWLRYRITDRRISVTGGWMGRDRTDIIYSEIVRVVKVPRGLGFWGDIVVTLKDKSRLEMRALPRFREIYDYIAEKAADKTGKPIDAIAK from the coding sequence ATGGGTATTAGAGAAGACGTATTTTATGAAGGAGGTCCTCATGTGGGGGATCTAATTATCAATATTCTATTGGCATTTACTGTTATTTGCTTACCTTTAACGGTGGGAGCGATCGTACGTTCTATTTGGTTGCGCTATCGTATTACTGATCGTCGTATCTCTGTTACTGGTGGTTGGATGGGACGCGATCGCACCGATATTATTTATTCGGAAATTGTCCGAGTGGTAAAAGTGCCTCGTGGTTTAGGTTTTTGGGGTGACATTGTGGTTACTTTAAAAGATAAAAGTCGTTTGGAAATGCGAGCATTACCTCGTTTTCGGGAAATTTATGACTACATAGCCGAAAAAGCGGCAGATAAAACTGGTAAACCCATAGATGCGATCGCAAAATAA
- a CDS encoding YceD family protein, producing the protein METIYIPQLLKMPEQTMEIKLCDRISGLTTLTPVKGIFQVRHGGNFLDLQLQADTILTLTCDRCLQTFNYRLEVDTSEIIYLKYEAELNQYYPPEREITGEDLWESLPPDGELIIEEWIYQQLSLAIPLRSLCSNDCQPPGKTSTDNNKNDKRWSALANLKSLMDN; encoded by the coding sequence ATGGAAACTATTTATATTCCACAACTGCTGAAAATGCCTGAGCAAACCATGGAAATCAAGTTGTGCGATCGCATCTCAGGCTTAACCACTCTTACCCCCGTAAAAGGAATATTTCAAGTACGTCATGGGGGCAACTTCTTAGACTTACAATTACAAGCAGATACTATCCTTACATTAACGTGCGATCGATGTTTACAAACATTTAATTATCGTTTAGAAGTCGATACCTCAGAAATTATTTATCTTAAATATGAAGCCGAATTAAATCAATATTATCCCCCCGAAAGAGAAATTACAGGGGAAGATTTATGGGAAAGTTTACCCCCCGATGGAGAATTAATTATCGAAGAATGGATTTATCAACAACTATCTTTAGCCATTCCCTTACGCAGTTTATGTAGTAATGATTGTCAACCCCCCGGCAAAACATCCACAGATAACAATAAAAACGATAAACGTTGGTCAGCTTTAGCTAATCTGAAATCATTGATGGATAACTAG